In Natrinema amylolyticum, the following are encoded in one genomic region:
- a CDS encoding transcriptional regulator, with product MSRSALVGNVTAMLEDAGFMVSDRCAIRPKSFDIAARRGEDLILVKILANIDAFNEATGHEMRRLGTYLNATPLVIGLRSRDEDLKPDVVYFRHGVPVFSPDTAYNLFIEEVPPLIYAAPGGLYVNIDGDLLADEREDRDWSLGQLANELGVSRRTVSKYEDGMNASVEIAMALEEMFEAPLTSPVDVLEGADDVHESEATPDDPEADPDDEQVVAVLTRAGYSVHPTARSPFTAVSEDENDSDIVLTGHSEFTKAAEKRARIMSSIGQVTRTQSVYVVDRAKQESVDGTALVERDELAKFRNADDLRDVIRERSEYEEAA from the coding sequence ATGTCCCGCTCCGCACTAGTCGGTAACGTGACCGCGATGTTAGAGGACGCGGGATTCATGGTGAGCGATCGGTGTGCGATCCGGCCGAAGAGCTTCGATATCGCCGCGCGGCGCGGCGAGGATCTGATTCTCGTCAAGATCCTCGCGAACATCGACGCGTTCAACGAGGCGACCGGCCACGAGATGCGACGCCTGGGGACCTACCTCAACGCGACGCCGCTGGTCATCGGCCTGCGCAGTCGCGACGAGGACCTGAAACCTGACGTCGTCTACTTCCGACACGGCGTCCCGGTTTTCAGTCCAGACACGGCGTACAACCTGTTCATCGAGGAGGTCCCGCCGCTGATTTACGCCGCTCCCGGCGGCCTCTACGTCAACATCGACGGCGATCTGCTGGCCGACGAGCGCGAGGATCGCGACTGGAGCCTCGGCCAACTCGCCAACGAACTCGGCGTCTCTCGCCGGACCGTCTCGAAGTACGAAGACGGCATGAACGCGTCCGTCGAAATCGCGATGGCCTTAGAGGAGATGTTCGAGGCACCTCTGACGAGCCCCGTCGACGTGCTCGAGGGGGCCGACGACGTCCACGAGAGCGAGGCGACGCCGGACGACCCCGAGGCGGATCCGGACGACGAACAGGTCGTCGCCGTGCTCACGCGGGCCGGCTACAGCGTCCACCCGACGGCTCGATCGCCGTTTACGGCGGTCAGCGAGGACGAAAACGACAGCGACATCGTCCTGACCGGCCACTCGGAGTTCACGAAGGCCGCGGAGAAACGCGCCCGGATCATGAGTTCGATCGGGCAGGTCACGCGCACGCAATCCGTCTACGTCGTCGACCGGGCGAAACAGGAGTCCGTCGACGGCACTGCACTGGTCGAGCGCGACGAGTTGGCGAAATTTCGGAACGCCGACGATCTCCGGGATGTCATCCGAGAGCGCTCCGAGTACGAAGAGGCGGCCTGA
- a CDS encoding tRNA(Ile)(2)-agmatinylcytidine synthase, giving the protein MTIVGIDDTDSRERGMCTTYVAATIADRLRQESDASVARVLLVRLNPAVEYKTRGNASLAIHTDCDPDRAFATACDRLESLAETDDERTNPGLVVADHVPEADAIPADVSRFAHTAIRDHLEPADAATLIERRGYRSWHAGDGRGRIGALAAIGAWAALEEWTHEHISYRESDRWGTPREVDHESVFAAAEWGYPAVWDTVDRGEDETVCVPHTPGPILYGIRGDDPDAVRSVADRIESEPVAASRLFVTNQGTDVHLRDGSIGTVENGRAYRVEGRVASEPETRRGGHVFVDIEPLAAADEEDGDAEGDDRSAERLTCAAFEPTKRFRDRVRALRVGDRITACGEVASGTLKLEKVAVRDLVRTERVTPTCPDCERTMESAGRMQGYRCRDCGTSAAERAQRPLERDLETGWYEVPPCARRHIAKPLVRGGFDAPTHPER; this is encoded by the coding sequence ATGACCATCGTCGGGATCGACGATACCGACTCGCGCGAGCGGGGGATGTGTACGACCTACGTCGCCGCGACGATCGCCGACCGGCTGCGCCAGGAGAGCGACGCATCCGTCGCTCGCGTGCTCCTCGTTCGGCTCAATCCCGCCGTCGAGTACAAGACGCGGGGCAACGCCTCGCTGGCGATCCACACCGACTGCGATCCCGACCGCGCGTTCGCGACCGCCTGCGACCGACTCGAGTCACTCGCCGAGACCGACGACGAGCGGACGAATCCGGGTCTGGTCGTGGCGGACCACGTCCCCGAGGCGGACGCGATCCCCGCCGACGTGAGCCGATTCGCGCACACAGCGATCCGCGACCACCTCGAGCCGGCCGACGCCGCGACCCTGATCGAGCGCCGCGGCTATCGGTCGTGGCACGCCGGCGACGGCCGCGGCCGCATCGGTGCGCTGGCCGCCATCGGGGCTTGGGCGGCGCTCGAGGAGTGGACCCACGAGCACATCTCGTACCGCGAGTCCGACCGCTGGGGAACGCCCCGCGAGGTGGACCACGAGAGCGTCTTCGCCGCGGCCGAGTGGGGCTACCCCGCGGTGTGGGACACGGTCGACCGCGGCGAGGACGAGACCGTCTGCGTGCCCCACACGCCCGGGCCCATCCTGTACGGCATCCGCGGCGACGATCCCGACGCGGTTCGATCGGTCGCCGACCGAATCGAGAGCGAGCCCGTCGCCGCGAGCCGGCTGTTCGTGACCAATCAGGGAACGGACGTCCACCTCCGGGACGGTTCGATCGGGACCGTCGAGAACGGCCGGGCCTATCGAGTCGAGGGACGGGTGGCGAGCGAGCCCGAAACGCGCCGCGGCGGGCACGTCTTCGTCGATATCGAACCGCTGGCCGCCGCCGACGAGGAAGACGGCGATGCGGAGGGCGACGACCGGTCGGCCGAGCGACTCACCTGTGCGGCGTTCGAACCGACGAAGCGGTTCCGCGATCGCGTGCGAGCGCTCCGCGTCGGCGATCGGATCACCGCCTGCGGCGAGGTCGCGAGCGGCACGCTCAAACTCGAGAAGGTCGCCGTCCGCGACCTCGTCCGAACCGAGCGCGTCACGCCGACCTGTCCCGACTGCGAGCGGACGATGGAGAGCGCCGGCCGGATGCAGGGCTATCGCTGTCGGGACTGCGGAACCAGCGCGGCGGAGCGAGCCCAGCGGCCGCTCGAGCGCGACCTCGAGACGGGCTGGTACGAGGTGCCCCCGTGTGCGCGCCGTCACATCGCGAAACCGCTCGTCCGGGGCGGGTTCGACGCGCCGACGCATCCGGAGCGATAA
- a CDS encoding UPF0058 family protein, which translates to MRHDEWMNLHALLREIRTDMEHRGDASPDAFAAYDYQHARPMHLHRQKTEHKRATRLLLWGIVRSIETESDLAVVRR; encoded by the coding sequence ATGCGCCACGACGAATGGATGAATCTCCACGCGTTACTGCGGGAGATCCGGACGGATATGGAGCACCGAGGGGACGCCTCCCCGGACGCGTTCGCCGCATATGACTATCAGCACGCTCGACCGATGCATCTCCACCGGCAGAAGACCGAGCACAAACGAGCGACTCGCCTCCTCCTCTGGGGAATCGTCCGCTCGATCGAGACGGAGAGCGACCTCGCCGTGGTCCGTCGCTGA
- a CDS encoding VOC family protein, whose protein sequence is MDGTLDHTMIRVADLEESLDWYQTHLEYEEKDRYEGDGFTIVYLGPEEMHEDGAMLEITHNEGEEPEVGDAWGHIAVRVPEGELEDYYQQLMDEGVEDYRDPESCGGSYAFVKDPDGHEIEIVQRETGALWSLDHTMIRVEDADEALGFWTRKFEYDEVGRWEADSFANYFVEPEDAADEAMSVELTYNYDGRSYDMGDAWGHLCIRIDDLEDDWDRLMEREAADYRDPESCDNMYAFTTDQDGHEIELIERDLEADTLFPF, encoded by the coding sequence ATGGACGGAACGCTCGATCACACGATGATCCGCGTCGCTGACCTCGAGGAATCGCTCGACTGGTATCAGACCCACCTCGAGTACGAGGAGAAGGATCGCTACGAGGGCGACGGCTTCACCATCGTCTATCTCGGACCCGAGGAGATGCACGAGGACGGGGCGATGCTCGAGATCACCCACAACGAGGGCGAGGAGCCCGAGGTGGGCGACGCGTGGGGGCACATCGCGGTCCGCGTCCCCGAGGGCGAACTCGAGGACTACTACCAGCAGTTGATGGACGAAGGCGTCGAGGACTACCGCGACCCCGAGTCCTGCGGCGGGAGTTACGCCTTCGTCAAAGACCCCGACGGCCACGAGATCGAGATCGTCCAGCGCGAGACCGGCGCGCTCTGGTCGCTCGATCACACCATGATCCGCGTCGAGGACGCCGACGAGGCGCTCGGATTCTGGACCCGCAAGTTCGAGTACGACGAGGTCGGCCGCTGGGAGGCCGACAGCTTCGCGAACTACTTCGTCGAACCCGAAGACGCCGCCGACGAGGCGATGTCCGTCGAACTCACCTACAACTACGACGGCCGGAGCTACGACATGGGCGACGCCTGGGGGCACCTCTGTATCCGCATCGACGACCTCGAGGACGACTGGGACCGGCTCATGGAGCGAGAGGCCGCCGACTATCGCGACCCGGAGAGCTGCGACAATATGTACGCGTTCACCACAGACCAGGACGGCCACGAGATCGAACTCATCGAGCGCGATCTCGAGGCCGACACGCTGTTCCCGTTCTAA
- a CDS encoding OBG GTPase family GTP-binding protein, with the protein MGLEDEIEEIEDEIANTPYNKSTEAHIGRLKSKLAEKKEKLETQQSGSGGGGGYSVEKHGDATVALVGFPSVGKSSLLNSLTNAESETGSYEFTTLDVNPGMLNHRGANIQLLDVPGLIEGAAAGKGGGQQVLAVVRNADLIIYMLSVFELEQYDRLQEELYDINIRVDQEPPKVTVRPKIKDGIKITSSTDQDLDEETIKQVIREHGYVNAVVNLQENVTIDRLVDGLMDNREYIPSITCVNKVDLIDPDYKETVDEQLRQRDLDPEEVTFISAEEEKGLDVLKDRIWERLGLIRVYMEKPGRGIDWEEPLVVPKGTTVGEAVEKLGGEMEERFRFARVTGPSAAHDKQQVGKDHVLEDEDVLKLILRR; encoded by the coding sequence ATGGGGCTCGAGGATGAAATCGAGGAAATCGAAGACGAAATAGCCAATACGCCCTACAACAAGTCGACCGAGGCCCACATCGGCCGGCTGAAGTCCAAGCTCGCGGAGAAAAAAGAGAAGCTCGAGACCCAGCAGTCCGGGTCGGGCGGCGGTGGCGGCTATTCCGTCGAGAAACACGGCGACGCGACCGTCGCCTTAGTCGGGTTCCCGAGCGTCGGCAAATCGTCGCTGCTGAACTCGCTGACCAACGCGGAGAGCGAGACGGGCTCCTACGAGTTCACGACGCTGGACGTCAATCCGGGGATGTTGAACCACCGCGGGGCGAACATCCAGCTGCTGGACGTCCCCGGCCTCATCGAGGGCGCGGCGGCAGGGAAGGGCGGTGGCCAGCAGGTGCTGGCGGTCGTCCGCAACGCCGACCTCATCATCTACATGCTCTCGGTGTTCGAACTCGAGCAGTACGATCGGCTCCAAGAAGAGCTGTACGACATCAACATCCGCGTCGATCAGGAGCCCCCGAAGGTCACGGTCCGTCCGAAGATCAAAGACGGCATCAAGATCACCTCGAGTACCGACCAAGACCTAGACGAGGAGACGATCAAGCAGGTCATCCGCGAGCACGGCTACGTCAACGCCGTCGTCAACCTCCAGGAGAACGTCACGATCGATCGGCTGGTCGACGGTCTGATGGACAACCGGGAGTACATCCCCTCGATCACCTGCGTCAACAAGGTCGACCTGATCGATCCCGACTACAAGGAGACGGTCGACGAGCAGTTGCGCCAGCGCGACCTCGATCCCGAGGAGGTCACCTTCATCAGCGCCGAGGAGGAGAAGGGCCTCGACGTGCTCAAAGACCGCATCTGGGAGCGACTCGGGCTGATCCGAGTTTACATGGAGAAGCCCGGCCGCGGCATCGACTGGGAGGAACCCCTCGTCGTCCCGAAGGGGACCACCGTCGGCGAGGCCGTCGAGAAACTCGGCGGCGAGATGGAAGAGCGGTTCCGCTTCGCCCGCGTGACCGGTCCCAGCGCGGCCCACGACAAACAACAGGTCGGAAAGGACCACGTCCTCGAGGACGAGGACGTGCTGAAGCTGATTCTGCGGCGGTAG
- a CDS encoding Na+/H+ antiporter NhaC family protein yields MATYGALSVLPPLLAIVLAIVTRRPMLALFLGIWSGAVVYTESLGIAQTFDWIVSAIIVDEGFHVQILVFTLLLGSGVALIWRLGGAIAVRRWATTHLESQRTVGLTTWGLGLVMFFDDYANTAIVGSTMREISDELRISREKLAYIVDSTAAPVATLGISSWVAFQLSLISRAYDDMGVADEAPTAFATFVGSIPYNTYALLAIVMVGVVVYTGRDYGEMLDAEHRSRTTGAVNREGAQPLQKVEEDLGEPIDERPMLRTFFAPVVVLIGVTLAGAFWTGYQSWLSTQAEAGAPTAFGAAVDEAGLTQVLIDIVGAGDFATALIWGSFAMVVSAIAIGLAYGLFDIGDGVDTVIDGFGIMLTAVTILVLAWTISSVAETLGTGEFVASVAEPYITAELLPVLVLLVAAFVAFTMGSSWATMGLVTPIAIQVAYEFGTGFELVPVAVGAVFSGAIFGDHASPISDTTVLSATFSGADLIDHVRTQLPYALTVFLVVVGCYLLNGYLGVPPIVFLPLGVVALIGLVVGLSRLDADRKGLEPVATSPAAETPGPEAGLDADSPDRSE; encoded by the coding sequence ATGGCTACGTACGGGGCGCTCTCGGTGTTACCGCCGCTGCTCGCGATCGTCCTCGCGATCGTGACCCGCCGGCCGATGCTGGCACTGTTTCTCGGTATCTGGTCGGGCGCGGTCGTCTACACCGAGAGTCTCGGCATCGCACAGACGTTCGACTGGATCGTCAGCGCGATCATCGTCGACGAGGGGTTTCACGTCCAGATCCTCGTCTTCACGCTGCTGTTAGGGTCGGGCGTCGCACTCATCTGGCGGCTCGGCGGCGCGATCGCCGTCCGGCGCTGGGCGACGACTCACCTCGAGAGCCAGCGGACCGTCGGGCTGACCACGTGGGGACTGGGACTCGTGATGTTCTTCGACGACTACGCCAACACGGCCATCGTCGGGAGCACGATGCGCGAGATCTCCGACGAGCTGCGCATCTCCCGCGAGAAACTCGCCTACATCGTCGACTCGACGGCGGCACCCGTCGCGACGCTCGGCATCTCGAGCTGGGTCGCGTTTCAGCTGTCGCTGATCAGTCGCGCCTACGACGACATGGGCGTCGCGGACGAGGCACCGACGGCGTTCGCGACGTTCGTCGGCTCGATTCCCTACAACACCTACGCGCTGCTGGCGATCGTCATGGTCGGCGTCGTCGTCTACACCGGCCGGGACTACGGTGAGATGCTCGACGCCGAACACCGCTCGCGGACGACGGGGGCGGTCAACCGCGAGGGCGCACAGCCGCTCCAAAAGGTCGAGGAGGACCTGGGCGAACCGATCGACGAGCGGCCGATGCTGCGAACCTTCTTCGCGCCCGTCGTCGTCCTGATCGGGGTGACGCTCGCGGGCGCGTTCTGGACGGGCTATCAGTCCTGGCTCTCGACTCAGGCCGAGGCGGGAGCGCCGACGGCGTTCGGTGCCGCCGTGGACGAGGCGGGGCTCACGCAGGTACTGATCGACATCGTGGGCGCGGGCGACTTCGCGACGGCGCTGATCTGGGGCTCGTTCGCCATGGTGGTCTCGGCGATCGCGATCGGACTGGCCTACGGCCTGTTCGATATCGGCGACGGCGTCGATACCGTCATCGACGGCTTCGGCATCATGCTGACGGCGGTGACGATCCTCGTGCTCGCGTGGACGATCAGCAGCGTCGCGGAGACGCTCGGCACCGGTGAATTCGTCGCGAGCGTCGCCGAACCGTACATCACGGCGGAGTTGCTCCCCGTTCTCGTCCTGCTCGTCGCCGCGTTCGTCGCGTTCACCATGGGATCGTCGTGGGCGACGATGGGGCTCGTGACGCCCATCGCCATCCAGGTCGCCTACGAGTTCGGGACCGGGTTCGAACTCGTCCCGGTCGCCGTCGGTGCCGTCTTCTCCGGGGCGATCTTCGGCGATCACGCCTCGCCGATCTCCGATACGACGGTGCTCTCGGCGACGTTTTCGGGCGCGGACCTGATCGATCACGTGCGGACGCAACTGCCCTACGCGCTGACCGTCTTCCTCGTTGTCGTCGGCTGTTACCTGCTCAACGGCTACCTCGGCGTCCCGCCGATCGTCTTCCTGCCGCTGGGCGTCGTCGCCCTCATCGGACTCGTCGTCGGCCTCTCGAGACTCGACGCCGACCGAAAGGGCCTCGAGCCGGTCGCCACGAGCCCGGCCGCCGAGACTCCCGGCCCCGAGGCCGGACTCGACGCGGATTCGCCGGACAGGTCCGAGTAG
- a CDS encoding NCS2 family permease gives MGAFESLAAFFGFDEHDTDLETESIAGLTTFLAMSYIIVVNPAILGEAITLEGYGPGEVTQMITVATILASAVAIFVMAFWANRPFGLAPGMGLNAFFAYTVVLGLGVPWQVALAAVFVEGVVFILLTAVGARRYIIELFPEPVKFAVGAGIGVYLLFLGLQEMQIVVDDPETLVSLGNVATSAVAALSVAGLALMLVLHARGIRGSIVIGIVATAVAGWALTAVGVVSPGTLTPPGSYQQVTEEGVLSLIASVQYDFTPLIAGFIDGLGMITEDPLVFVLVVFTFFFVDFFDTAGTLIGVSQIGGFLDEDGDLPEIEKPLMADAIGTTVGAMIGTSTVTTFIESSTGVEEGGRTGFTALVVGLLFLLSLLVVPLISAIPQYASYLALVVVGIIMLQGVTDIDWQHPAWAISGGLTITVMPMTASISNGLAAGIMSYPLVKGAMGEADDVSAGQWALAVAFILYFVVYFAVDAGMVVF, from the coding sequence ATGGGGGCATTCGAGTCACTCGCGGCGTTCTTCGGCTTCGACGAACACGATACCGACCTCGAGACGGAATCGATCGCGGGGCTGACGACGTTCCTGGCGATGTCGTACATCATCGTCGTCAATCCGGCAATTCTCGGCGAGGCGATCACGCTCGAGGGCTATGGCCCCGGCGAGGTCACGCAGATGATCACCGTCGCGACGATCCTCGCGTCGGCGGTCGCTATCTTCGTGATGGCGTTCTGGGCGAACAGGCCGTTCGGCCTCGCGCCCGGGATGGGGCTGAACGCCTTTTTCGCGTACACGGTCGTTCTCGGTCTCGGCGTCCCGTGGCAGGTCGCGCTCGCCGCCGTCTTCGTCGAGGGAGTCGTCTTCATTCTCCTGACTGCGGTCGGCGCGCGACGATATATTATCGAACTGTTTCCCGAACCGGTCAAGTTCGCAGTGGGGGCCGGGATCGGCGTCTACCTGCTCTTCTTGGGCCTCCAAGAGATGCAGATCGTCGTCGACGATCCGGAGACGCTGGTCAGTCTGGGTAACGTCGCGACGAGCGCCGTCGCCGCGCTCTCGGTCGCCGGGCTCGCGTTGATGCTCGTCTTGCACGCCCGCGGGATTCGCGGCTCGATCGTCATCGGGATCGTCGCGACCGCCGTCGCCGGTTGGGCGTTGACGGCCGTCGGCGTCGTCTCCCCGGGCACGCTCACTCCGCCCGGAAGCTACCAGCAGGTCACCGAGGAGGGCGTCCTGAGTCTGATCGCGAGCGTTCAGTACGACTTCACACCGCTGATCGCCGGCTTCATCGACGGCCTCGGGATGATCACGGAGGATCCGCTCGTCTTCGTCCTGGTCGTCTTCACGTTCTTCTTCGTCGACTTCTTCGACACGGCCGGAACCCTCATCGGCGTCTCGCAGATCGGCGGCTTCCTCGACGAAGACGGCGACCTCCCCGAGATCGAAAAGCCGCTGATGGCCGACGCGATCGGCACCACGGTCGGCGCGATGATCGGGACGTCGACGGTGACGACGTTCATCGAATCCTCGACCGGCGTCGAGGAGGGCGGGCGAACCGGTTTCACCGCCCTCGTCGTCGGCCTCCTCTTCTTGCTCTCCCTGCTCGTCGTGCCGCTGATCAGCGCCATTCCGCAGTATGCGTCCTACCTCGCGCTGGTCGTCGTCGGCATCATCATGCTCCAGGGCGTCACCGACATCGACTGGCAGCATCCGGCCTGGGCGATCTCCGGCGGACTGACGATCACGGTCATGCCGATGACCGCGTCGATCTCGAACGGGCTCGCGGCGGGCATCATGAGCTACCCCCTCGTCAAAGGCGCCATGGGCGAAGCCGACGACGTGTCAGCCGGTCAGTGGGCGCTCGCGGTCGCGTTCATCCTCTACTTCGTCGTCTACTTCGCCGTCGACGCCGGAATGGTCGTGTTCTGA
- a CDS encoding glutaredoxin family protein — protein sequence MADITMYELPGCPYCAKVRSKLDELELEYDIIEVPRSHDERTEVEKVSGQTGVPVIVDEANGIDGMPESDDIVEYLEETYGSGAA from the coding sequence ATGGCAGACATCACGATGTACGAACTCCCCGGCTGTCCGTACTGTGCGAAGGTCCGCTCGAAACTCGACGAACTCGAGCTCGAGTACGATATCATCGAGGTTCCCCGCTCGCACGACGAGCGGACGGAAGTCGAGAAGGTCAGCGGCCAGACCGGCGTCCCGGTCATCGTCGACGAGGCGAACGGTATCGACGGGATGCCGGAGAGCGACGATATCGTCGAGTATCTCGAGGAGACGTACGGCAGCGGCGCGGCCTGA
- a CDS encoding DUF7577 domain-containing protein, with product MDPVIALYGSIALIAVHALLVAVLSRYVSDSAGTTTATPGPEPEAAIDRESETVTCPTCGTENDLGYEYCAGCIEELPGTVQRTTSSVAPGRRGIF from the coding sequence ATGGATCCAGTAATCGCCCTCTATGGGTCCATCGCCCTGATCGCCGTCCACGCGCTCCTCGTCGCCGTCCTCTCGCGATACGTCTCCGACTCCGCCGGGACGACGACCGCGACGCCCGGTCCGGAGCCCGAGGCGGCCATCGATCGGGAATCGGAAACGGTCACCTGTCCGACCTGCGGGACCGAGAACGACCTCGGCTACGAGTACTGCGCCGGCTGTATCGAGGAACTCCCGGGGACCGTCCAGCGGACGACCTCGAGCGTAGCACCCGGTCGACGCGGCATCTTCTGA
- a CDS encoding NAD-dependent epimerase/dehydratase family protein: MRWPVTADDGTSIREAMARIDRAGSGGIVRIDDENRLVGAVAAERLRRHLRAGVAADAPLSAVVHEDSVAHEADDRARPRDGRRDALESEADRTDPAVTPAADADGIEIDGSTVVDGTELSRETDRESTAVETVLVVGGAGYLGSVLCRELLADGFTVRALDPMLYGEGGIAALLDRDRFSLVRGDARSVETVIDAVAGVDAVVHLGGIVGDPASELDPRKTLEYNYHSTQLLASICKYYQLNRFVFASTCSVYGRATTESGRCTEESELNPVSLYARMKIQSERALRDLADGNFSPTILRMATIYGRSPRMRFDLVGNILPAKAYHEGVVPVFGGDQYRPNVHVADAARAYVECLTAPIEDVGDTVFNVGSNRQNYRIDELATIVSDCVPEANVEYHDDRTDDRSYRVAFDRISDVLGFEPELTVRDHCRELTAAFEAGEFDDYTADRYDNCATLEGLDEFGDAAAVPDRREPPRETPPSKRT; encoded by the coding sequence ATGAGATGGCCAGTCACAGCAGACGACGGGACGTCGATTCGCGAGGCAATGGCCCGGATCGATCGCGCCGGCTCCGGCGGGATCGTCCGCATCGACGACGAGAATCGGCTCGTCGGAGCCGTGGCGGCCGAACGGCTGCGGCGACACCTGCGAGCGGGCGTCGCAGCGGACGCGCCGCTGTCGGCCGTCGTCCACGAAGATTCGGTCGCCCACGAGGCGGACGATCGGGCCCGGCCGAGAGACGGCCGTCGCGACGCTCTCGAGTCCGAGGCGGATCGAACCGATCCCGCGGTCACGCCGGCCGCCGATGCGGACGGGATCGAAATCGACGGCTCGACGGTGGTCGATGGGACCGAACTGTCCCGCGAGACGGACCGTGAGTCGACCGCCGTCGAGACGGTCCTCGTCGTCGGCGGTGCGGGCTATCTGGGCTCCGTCCTCTGTCGAGAACTCCTCGCGGACGGGTTTACCGTCCGCGCCCTCGATCCGATGTTGTACGGCGAGGGCGGGATCGCGGCCCTGCTCGACCGCGATCGGTTCTCGCTCGTCCGCGGTGACGCCCGGTCCGTGGAGACCGTCATCGACGCGGTCGCGGGCGTCGACGCCGTCGTTCACCTCGGCGGCATCGTCGGCGATCCGGCCTCCGAACTCGACCCGCGGAAGACCCTCGAGTACAACTATCACTCGACGCAGTTGCTGGCGTCGATCTGCAAGTACTACCAGCTCAATCGATTCGTGTTCGCGTCGACCTGTAGCGTCTACGGACGGGCGACGACCGAGAGCGGGCGCTGTACCGAGGAATCGGAACTCAATCCCGTCTCGCTGTACGCGCGAATGAAAATCCAGTCCGAGCGGGCGCTCCGCGATCTCGCGGACGGGAACTTCTCGCCGACGATCCTCCGAATGGCGACGATCTACGGGCGGTCACCGCGTATGCGGTTCGATCTCGTCGGGAATATTCTGCCCGCGAAGGCGTACCACGAGGGCGTCGTGCCGGTGTTCGGGGGCGACCAGTACCGGCCGAACGTCCACGTCGCCGATGCCGCACGCGCGTACGTCGAGTGTCTGACTGCCCCCATTGAGGACGTCGGTGACACCGTCTTCAATGTCGGTTCGAACCGGCAGAACTACCGGATCGACGAACTCGCGACGATCGTTTCCGACTGTGTCCCCGAGGCCAACGTCGAGTACCACGACGACCGGACGGACGACAGAAGCTACCGAGTGGCCTTCGACAGGATCAGCGACGTACTCGGGTTCGAGCCCGAACTGACCGTCCGCGACCATTGTCGCGAGCTCACGGCCGCGTTCGAGGCCGGCGAGTTCGACGACTACACTGCCGACCGGTACGACAACTGCGCGACCCTCGAGGGGCTCGACGAGTTCGGGGACGCGGCGGCGGTGCCCGACCGTCGCGAGCCGCCGCGCGAGACACCTCCCTCGAAGCGCACGTGA